The Amphiura filiformis chromosome 6, Afil_fr2py, whole genome shotgun sequence genome segment ggtcatatcttccacagggggtgtatggacttcaagtggaatagcccactaTGGAGCatacgacactgaatgggtgattccatttgatattcacactccctttgtggtagattaaggtcatgtcttccatagggggtgtatggatttcaagtggaatagcccactatggagcagacgacactgaatgagtggctccatttgaaattcacactccctgtgtggaagattaaggtcatgtcttccacagggggtgtatggatttcaagtggaatagcccactatggagcagacgacactgaaagagtggctccatttgaaatttacactccctttatggaagattaaggtcatgtctttcacagggggtgtatggatttcaagtggaatagcccactatggagcagacgacactgaatgggtggctccatttgaaattcacactccctgtatggaagaatattaggtcatgtcttccacagggggtgtatgtatttcaagtggaatagtccaATGCTACTTACCATCttccaaatgttgtttttcaggagGTTGATCAAAGAATTGTTTCCACTCTGTCTTCAATACGGCATGAGTTACATATCTCATTGCCTTCTTGGCATACCACTTCTGAGTTAGATTCTTGTTTCTGAAGGGAAAATATTAGACAAAACAAAGATATGAatcgatttgaaattacttggtactctaggtcagtaaacatgagtaagatttaatctttgcCTTTTATAGAGAattccttttcagagggctgagctttcggcaAGTGCCATCTTCgaggctctgaagatggcacttgcTAGAGTtctgaaagctcagccctctgaacaGGACTTCTCTAGCGAAGAAAAATCTTACTCATAGATATGAATTGTGagtctcagaaaagatgtttttgAGAGAGAGAAAGTGCTCATAATAAGTACCATTATCCACTTATTTAGTGTCCCTCCACTAATAAGTGCCCCAACAGAATTTTTAGAGTGGCAACTGTAAAAGCTTTTAATGTAACTAAATTCCAGGGGGAAATTCCATATGTTTGATTAAAATCACCTTCTAAACCTTACAGTTTAGGGTCATGACACTTtttagtttcaaatatttttattttctttgtacagcgcattggtctatgggaaatgcgctttataagttctttgaaataataaataataataataataataataataatatacatgtaaattcCCATTGacactttcatttcataattttaataagcCATAAAGCCCCTCCCCAAAAAATGACTGATGGCGCTTAATTACATGTAGGTCTAATATGGCACACAAAATAAGGAGTCTTTGGGggcaaagatgtcaaaaaatgtcaattattaCAACTAATTACTAGTACCTTCAATGGGTAACAACTTCGAGTCTTTTAAGTGGATTTTCATCATTTCTTCAGCTGGACTATTTAGAGAAAAAtatgtggttattattgttacaccTATGGTAGGCGAGCAAAAAAATGCTCTCCTCTGCTTTCTTTGAGGGAAGTGATGGGGAGCAATCGATCTACATGTAGCTCTCCTCAAACGGCAAAGACCTATGTGATGTGATGGATTCTGTCAATGACTATTCAACATCATTTTTGATGAAAACTTACACATTGTCATCTTCGTAAATGTTCCTAAGGGTCAAATCCAAGACATGATGTGATAATTTATCGCCACACAAATCCTGAAGTGGAGAAAAATATGTGTAGGGCACTTCTTCGGATTCAAAGTGATAATGTGGAAGAGCATTTAGCAGTGTAAAGGTAATCCCTGGTATTTGGTTGAGTTTCACACAGAGTTTGCGCCAGTCTGTATTCGATGGGTATTTAGCAGCCACATGTTGTAAATGTGGGAATTCAAATCTGTGAAGGAaagaaataatttcattttgattaaccccctgagcactacctgtcgatctaacattgcctctgattggtcaattacatgatgtcttcactttaatcaccaatcagaatggagctttgaaaataattcaccacattttgtttgcattgtgaaattattctaacaatgttgctgattggtccaattaataatgaaaactttcttttggccaatcggcaggtagttctcatggggttaagggggtattacacccctcgataaatttgtgtctatttttgcatttttttttaaaactaaaaacacactggtaacaaagttatgtatattatagggcagggaatcaattactacactggaatttcagtgtcccacgacaagcggtttgttatttatgataagaaataaggtaccgctaggatgtacctcatttcctgtcatatatactgaaccacttgtcttgagtcactgaaatgtcagtgtagtaattgaattccttgccccaataatatacagaacttttgttaccagtgtgttattattttttgagaaaaatgcaaaaatagtcacaaatttaccacaggggtgtagtacccccttaagagaagAGATGAACTATTCCCTTTAGCTTGAAAATAATAGATacattgggctcttccatttaaaatccacacaccccctttgGAATATTTCACTGCCATCACATTCCTGTTGCACCCTATGTTCAGTCCAACTGGAAATTTTGGCTAGTTTTAATTTGAAATTCCAGCTGAAAATTGTGGAAATCCAGTTGAATTTGGCACCATTTTTTGGCACAATTTCGCCAGCACCCCCGAAACCCAAGATGGCGGCCTCCATGCGTGTACCGGGGTGCTGGCTTGGAACCAATACAACAGCGGGAATCGCTGGTTAAATCGAACGGGGAAGATGATCAATATggtcgcataacgatcataaacatgTTTGATGTTTGTTTGCACtgattaggccaaggaaagtcgattttgagtttcccgtcacccgccctcacttcattttctgaccctcacttgaattcattattgtgattttccaaaaaataccgataaaaactggttatatttgcagaaaaaattatgaatatccctttttgtggaaaaatcaaaatcaaaacatgcattttgctgtcaaccttgcagactctttttaatatactttaaaatctcatttgggctaaacatccatcttcaagtgagtgagcggcaaataacaatgtattttacatgcgtgttggtcatataatgaaaggcagaaaaataatgaataatgaataatgaaaaagttacctcacttgttttcagaaattatgtgactggaaactcaaaattgactgttaggggccttaaatccattcaagtagggataaccatcaaaatttcatgttgaccctattgctacaaaagattgttttctgagtagaactaatcaacagaagtattttggtggttaaatggtcaaaatcggtcaaaaacttttgaattatgaattatcaaagtttcccattctgaccggtcattggaacgaaataaaatgacaaggtccaaaaatagcagttgggagcaaaattggcataagcatatatttacctttatatatttctttattttaacatatttgcaaacatgaaacaagcatattgtgaaagtatcaaagggtttcttatgaaatggcacttaactagtcactggcataacttattttttcaaaccaaggcattgaaatcatgcatttagaggacattgccaaaaatcatccaagatagccgatatggcacaaaatcaaaattgcactataaagtaggtgaacttttttttcacaaccaagaatttcaatgttattgggtttaatatgaccaattagtaggtgtatgtaaacaaaatcttaagttttgaaggtcattgactcattcacaacaatagagattatcctcatcatgctcatgtgtattcctgtagtattcctcattcaaaaccaaagtagcactcaatacattatgagtatctttgttcaaaccaattcaatgcttgacctcggagttacctgcatgactatcgcgggctattttgaaacagttatggttgcacattcaggtacttcttttgaaagtcctaaacaaggtatagccagcagcaagttgtagatgttataggcctaaatataagaaaaacgtttagggttaagatcaggtgaacaatacatcgaatgagcacgaaacttcacatttatgttcagaaaggtgtcttcttaacatgatttgaaaggaatataaaaattccaaagggaagctggtgatttaatttgtaactcgagatctacttgttcaattttttaacctttttacagagggtatgatagaggtattactggcaattctgccaaattacagctcaataggccacgtttttcacctgatcttactgatttgaatattttgtgccattcttgagcagtgctaaactcagccactggcaattaagcgcactgtggcgatggaccaattttgactcgcacttacagaaaaacaaaataagttatgttgctgtaatttgcaagatagttacaaaatataattggcagtaacttccccaaattttacagaaaaatattgaaaaataaaagaatgagatcaatttagaaatgtatgtgcaagcagtgcacagttgagctccctgcatgtctatgggagtgttctaatcaagttgatggttcattggtcatccctaattcaAGTGATGATTAGCATTGAATAAATGTAGTGTAAAGCCGTACCGTAATCGGTTTATCAATGGAGGCAATTACTAAGGTTTGCCAaaagaggcaaaccttagttaacacatttgctagtcagccaaattggcctaaaccggggcccaaacacaatacatacggTACATAGAAATTTATTAATAAAGGGTTGATAAAAGGAAATCTAcatatatgttgtctatacttgtCTATACTTTTTTTTGTGATGAGACAATcgtacatggaattttagagggattgtgatagcactagcagttccacatagaaaagctgcactATCATGAGACTATGGTTCTATgccgttttgttttttaattgatgcattaaatgttggccgaatatttttgatgaaagtcaatctttgacaagatgtaactcaagcctcaagggctttaatttaatatacatgtataaaatgatgcagtttgatggcaaatttgtcaCCTATAATTTAATTGTGTCCCTCTTTTGAGGATTAGGATTTTTGTGGAATCTCCTTCTTTAGTAGCTCGATGCTACGCCACGACAGTCTTTTTGTTATTACAGTAAGAAAATGTCAGattgtaaatgtaaacctgtaattTCAGATAGGATATCTTGAGCTAGTtttctagtgccgtactattagtacgctgactttcgtattcggcgaggaggacgatttcgacctcctggtttgtttacaaacagagaggtagacaaaagaccgtcccgcttgtccaaacactgaagtatcagaaggatggtccacaataacgtgattcacgtaacatgaatagggatttaaaagctgtcacgtagaaccatgtgcttctattgtccaatttgccatcaagatttcatatggaaacagttcagacccagtacaggatcatggcagaaattaatattttgttctgggtctgattattcggactactatATAGTATACTACTAGTTTTCCTAAACTTTTTGTTTTAAAGCTTACACTTGCAGCATTTTTCTTTGCCAGATTTGCTGATCTTGTGACACCCTCAAGTGACGTTTGCAAGTCTGCCCAAATCTGCATATTTCTGCGAATCCAACAGCATCATCTGACAAAATATGAATGACGATTTCATCTGCCAAAAGACCAAACAAATCATAGTTTTGCACATGATCTGCTCCAACTTCAGGGTCCATGTTTGTTGTTATCAGAGGTCAGAGTCGCCACTCGTAATGAACCCTTGATAATTGCTTACATGTTGCATGTGGCGTTCGAACTGGGTAAATAACACGAGActaaaaaattatgtaaaatgataGAGGGCGTTaacctgtttttttttctggACACGATTAGACACGCACTAAGACACGCACGAACTGGGGAATTCCCTCGCATAATTTATGATGCAATCAATCTAAGAAAAGTAACCTGCGTGCCATACCGTGACACCGGGGGCACTCACTATCTGAAGTGGCAGGGATGCactttcagatttaaaaaaaatgtctgaCATTCACATGAATAGTGTCATTCATACAAATTGGGGTCATGATTTAATTGCCAAGAAGGGGCACTGGTGGCGACACTAGTGAACTTTGGAGGGGGTTGCCTTAAAAGAGGGGGATTGCGGGGAGGCAAGAAAAATATAGGGGACAAGAAAAATAGGTGAGTCGTTGTTAAATGTTTTACTTGACTTTAGGTATAAAAAAAGGGCGGTCATTAGTGGGTTGCCTAAATAACTTACGGTGGTGTGAGAACGGGATGGtcgcaatattaatgtgttagtaggcctataggccctatataggcctacttccgACCTTTTGACAattggggtaggcctacaggtcagtaaaacaaaaaaggggtcagAGTCCGGGCATTgagtacaagccggtttgaaaaagggggtctatcccgaggcacagcTGCGTATCCCCCGGGTGTAAATTGCATTTTGTGTATCTTGGAACTTGTCTGTGTAATTCCTGATCCCCTGGGAATTCCCCTCATCACCTTATTATAATGAGTCCATTGACGCAATAACATCATGTATATAAAGCAGCTATGATGCATGTGGCCATAATTATCATTGACATTGCAGTCAATTGCGTTGGAAGTTGGAAGTCAAGAAGTTTTACATCGAAAAGATCTTCGGGCAAGTCGAAATAGTTTCAAGGACTAGTTTGTATATAGCATATAGTTTATTCCTGTGCTGTTGAGGTAAGTTGTTTTAATTGTTTCGAAAAAAAAATACTGGCATGACACTGTCAAAACTCGATCTAGTTTAATACTGTTATGATCATGGAAGTAAAGAAAGAGAGACATTGGTCTATACTTAATCCGAAATCTTGAAAATGCAATTGAGATTAATGttcatcagtggcggcaccagaatttttttttcgagGGGCATTCGGGGGGTTAAAGTGAATTACAGGGGGTcgaaaatcatgaaatgtccGCAAAAATGCCGCGAAAACAGTATGGTAAATTTTTGATTAGGCCTATAGTTTTAAATCTAGCAACCACACAGAGAGGCAAGATCTCTGACTGGGGATAAAATTTACCCCTCCCCCCTTTGTGGCGCTTCCACTATAAGCCTAGTTAATTAATTTAAAACGAAATTAAAACGACGAAAAGCAAACCGTCAAGCAACAAGCTTTCAACACTATTGATCATGTACGACGATTTCATTATCCATCACGTACAGGGTTCAAGTTCTGAGTGCTCGTATTAATTGATATCGATTTGACATGCACATGACAataatttattgaaaataaattctGAAATGTATTGATAAGGTATTATTGAACTTAAAgaaaattaattataataatatacacTATAGAAATTGTTTTGCAACTATGAGTTCCACTCCGAGCAATTAGATCTTTATTATACTGCGAACTGCGATCATCATTATGCAGATCATCAGGCAAAATTTTAAACACAAGAACGATCATTAATTTTCTATGGTTGCCATGGCGGTATTTGGAAACTATGATACAAAAAAATTATCTTAATTAATATTGTATATACAAAATTATACATGCATGTAAAGTAACATGTGTTTTAAAAACATACATGTtagtttatgtaaatattttattataattaaGATAAATAAAAcgtttttcaaaaacatttttctaAACGTTGCattaaagtggtactacacccctgcccaattttgtgcctatttttgcatttttctcaaaaattatagcacattggggacaagtaagatatgtatattataggggcaaggactacaactactgtgctgaaaattcagtaactcaaagTAAGtagatattgatttattgatcaaatattggttttccctcatttttgactgtaactccacaactgttgtctgtgctgaaataaaaaaaattccagtgcagtacttgtagtccttgcccctataatatacatatgcaaaaataggcgcaaaattgggcaggggtgtagtagggtaggactaccaattatcggacacttaagcaatttgctcaatatttaaaaaactgaAGAATATTTTCCCAACTATAGAACATCCACGTAATGACCAAAGACAGCCCTAAATgtaacataaaatttgaattgatgaGACAAGCCATTATAGATATATGGATTGAAAACCACATTGAGGCATCTTGCCAGTTATCGGACGCCTATGCCAGTTATCGGACACTACGCAGCCAGTTACCGGACACCCGCAAAACTAACGGCACACATCTATTTTTTCAACTCAACCAAATGCAGTTAAGTTTGTGTCTATTCCTTCATGATTGTGGGTTATATTTGGACATTGTCTGATACTTCACGGTGGCATTTTCCCCACCGCAAACCACATTtaggtacaatgtaggcctatacattgtaggcGCATCAACTATTTTAATCATAACAATataatataacttaaacttaACATCAAACCCTATTTGCGTTCTCAACTAAgctaaaataagctaaaatacacCTAACATAGTGCAACATGTTAATTGACATACAGCGCCGGCTGGCTGGCAACTGTTTATATATGAAGGCCAGAGGGTGTCCGGTAATTGGGCATGCGCAGATTTTACAAGCCAATTATCGGACACTTCATTCAGCCGGAAGCGTTGTTAGCAACCGGTCATGTCAGATGTTGCTGCAGAAACTACACAGTtttacaaatataataataaaaatatatcagtTTTAGTAAATTATGAAAAGCTCAAGACCCACACAAATTGGTCATGCCAAATTACGCTACCTCAtaagtaacatgtttttaataataaagaGGCATACTCAGTCCCTTTACGCTCGTATTTGCGAAATAATAATAAACGGAACCAGCTGCAAGGCAGCCATTTAAATGCAGTAAGTATCCATTCTTTCATTTGATGCGATATAAATTCACGTTGACTTGAAGAAACAACTCCACATGGTCCAAACCATGTAATCGTCCGATAACTGGCATTGTCCGATAATTGGTAGTCCTACCCTACCCCCTTTAATAATTAGACAAACGTTTTGCATAGAAATgttaatgttgtcaaaatgttatatcGTTACTATCGTTAGTAGGCCTATGTAGAGAGCATATTCTAGCAGGCTACTCTACAACACTTATATTACATTACAAAACATCACAAATACAAAAACACCCAAGTTATTTTCAAATAAGGGGTTGAACTGACAGTATGGTGAAATAATTTAAAGTGTCACAACTCAACAAGTTGAAGCCCTCACGCTAACTCCTTATTCAAACCATAACCCATTATAGGACCCTACTTTTATAATCTTGACAAAAGCGAGTAATTTATGCACGGGATTCCAAACACAGGAAAGCGCACATTACTTGCAAGTTTGTCAATACAAGCTATATCCCATTGGGCACACTCACCGATGTATCAACgttaaaatgcaattgtacaggtaaagcatttttgtgtttgcctGCCCGCACTATTACTATAATAGTATATGCTTTCGAGAACAATAACATTATTACGGTGATAAATttagaattattgtcatttcagtTTATTTCATGATGTCGTATAGCGATTTACCGTTTGCGTTTGTGCAATTAGCTAGCGGCCCGGGAGTGGCGGAAATATTACTATTTCGGGGAGGGGGAAGAGCAGAttaaaatctgatttttaaaacTAAGACTTGTACAAAATTAATTTCAGTCAATGTATATTCTTCTTGTAGTTCTTGGTGTGTTGGAAAACGTTTCTTGATCTCTTTTATATTTTAAGCCAATAATAAATTTTACACGCGACGGGCAGCTTTTGTCTAAATGAATTGACTGCAGATTGGATCGTTCTCTTCAAATTatttgacttttaaaacaaaattggtcTTCTTCTCTGAGCGCTTTCAATTTTTGTGACGGTAAATGACGCAGATTTCGGgacaggaaattttagacataaagTGTGAAATTATTTTACTCCTTGCTCTGAAAGAtgtgttacaataactttttctacAATGGACAACAAATAATTTGTAATTCCCGGTGTTTTTACGCTGCTAAATTATCCACTAAAAGATATCAGTATCAAAAGTTTTGATGACCCCAGTTTGGGACATAGGATTTTTggggttgtgacaccctgtacaagtaattttctcgaaaataagaacttcttccaatattttgatgttttatttaaagATAGGTGATCAGATTTttcgtattgtgttttgtacctaacATTGaagcctgtaccaaaataatccaattcccaAGTTTGGAGGTAAATATTGCACTAGccattttgatattagaagtaaaaacaGTGCGTCCACAGCCGTTACCACAGCAATCGCGTACATCAATCGCCAAACACACGCAATGTTTAACCTTTGAACGTTTGTTACGAACGAACAAACGACCGAAAGAGACCtattcaggtaggcctatattttctttgcttaGAATGTTCCTTTTTGTGCTTTTAAAGGGCCTATTAAGGTACCCTTTCTGTCCTTTTTTCACTTTCATGTCCCTTAAACCCCGAGCCCGTGGGTAACACACCCTTTAATTATTGTCAGCGGTACCATGGGTCACATGGGTGCGATGGCTAATATTAGGCGAATGTAGCTGCGGCCGAGCACCCATAGTAGTTGCAACCCGAAATTCACGGTGTTTATTGATGTGCGCCGTAGGCCTACACTGCATGTGAATTGCTAattatttgttttcctttttttcattCTGCAGAGTCATGGGTGTGACAGGATTGGCATCATTGGTTGGAAGGTCAAATTTACTTAAACCTTGCAACTTGAGAAACATTGATAATCTCGTGGTTGATGGCGCTGGACTTAAGCATTACATCTATGCCCAATGTATTGACGGAATTCCTGGATCCCAAAGAAGCTGTGTCTACCGATGCGGTGGAGAATACCACGCCTTTGAAACGAAAATACACGAGTTCTTTCAGATTCTCCGAAGTTATGATGTTAAAGTATACGTCGTTTTCGACGGAGCCGATGATCTCGACGGCAAAAAGCAAGATGAGCAACGGAGGCGCTTTTCAGGTCGAATAGACAAAGCTAACAGAATCGCCAAGAATCAGACTGGTAACGATCTTCATCTCATTCCACCACTGGCTCAGATGGTTTTATTGCAAACGCTCCGCGAGTTGAAAGTACCGTTTGCTTTCACCAACTTTGAGGCGGATAACGAGATTGCAGGCTTAGCGAATCATTTCAAGTGCCCCGTCATGGCCAATGATAGCGATTTCTTCATCATGCATCTCGAAGGCGGATACATACCATTTTACACGTTTGACTGGAAGTATGGTCAAGCTCAAATCTACAGAATCGACAAGTTCTGCACCAAATTTCGTGTCAGACAGGATCAGATGTCTCTGTTTGCAACGCTTGCTGGTAATGATTACGTAACCTCAACGTCAATGACCAAGTTCCATCAAGAGGGAGTCAGAAGAACCAACCAAGGACAAAACCGTGACAATCTTAGTTGGCTGAGTAACGAAAATAGATGGCATAGAAGTGTTGATGACTCCTTACAGCAGGTCTACAAATATGTGACAAGCGAGACAACACGATCTGCGATCGAAGTATCTTTGCGTATGTATGAACCATCTTTTCATTCTACCCTTGATGAGTACTTTGCTAATGGCATCTCATACGCATCCGGACTGATGACGGCCAGGATCGCCCGCCAGGCTCCCTGGTGTGTTGATTCGATAAGAAACGGCAGGCTTCCGTGCTATTTCATCAACATTGGAGTCACGTATTGTCAGCAGACACTTGTACAGGTCGAGAATAACGAGTTGCCTTCAAGCAATGAAGCATCGAAGGAGCTACGACAGATCCTGTATGGTGTCTTGCTTCTGACTGACGAAGGCCAAGAGActgagaacaaaatacaaataacagAGTTGGATAGAGAAGGAAATGACATCGGAGAGAATCTTATAGCACCACTGCGTCTAGAGGGAATGCCGCATGTTGCCTTCAATAACATGCTAACTTCAAATACTGAGAAGCAGGAAAGAGAAAAGATGCTTCTATCAGCGCTTGGGGTAAATATAGATCGAAAGACCCTCTATGACATGGACATTCCGCCTTGTCTGCATCTTCCAATCTGTATCGTTATCTACTGGTTATCTCATGCAGAACCACGGGTTACCTCTTGCGTATTAGATGCATTCCTTCTCAACTGGATATGGTCTTTCTCAAAGAAGTATCTACAAAATGGTAAAGCGTTTGACGAAGACTTTCATGACCTTCTGCAGTGGACGGAAGACGAAGTGCAGTCATTGGATAACTATTTCGATGACAAAGTAGGGACCCTGGAACCATGCGATGTAGGAATAGACGTTACACATAGTCTTGCCCAGTTTCAGAGTATTACGTTGGCAGCAATGGATCTTAATGCAGCGTTTCTTCATCCATTTCCTGAACCAGATATCGCAAGACTGTATAATGGTATGATTATCCATTGTTTGTATGGCGCTTTGCAGAGCGAGAGCGCTATTAGTCAGGAAAATTGGGTCAATCTTGTCTTTGCAAAAGCACCTCGCGTGAAGAAGCTCTACCAAAGCATTCACAAAGTGATCTCGGATAACCAGTGGCAGAGCAAAACGGTGGCCGCATATAGAGTTGGATAACTTAATAACCAATGATAACGCTACTTATTTACGGGTGGCCGGCGGTTGGTACATCGCTTCTCGACGAAACTCTATATGCATGGATGTCTTTGATAACAAAAGTTTTGATAACAAATTCAAACCTATTTTTAAGTGACGTTTGATATCCTATCAGGATATTTTCTCAAACTGATTATTACTTCGTCTGTAAtgacattttttgatgttttgataacgttttgataaccatgataacgttttCACATGCAGAAGACTTCATAAACATGTTGCCGAAATTAAAACTATTGTAGGACGGTAAAATATTTCAAATCTCATCGTAAAAGTAAGCGTTCCCGACGTCAAAAATATTGGATCAGAACATACATAATAAAAGCTGCACCAAGGCCAAGAGATGCAAACAAAATGGTTTGATctttggtcctgtgtcacaacctggggtacctttgtgttacatagttaAAAAATGAAacggttcaaacattttacctacacatctcatttgaagtggttcatccttctgagcattttgacaccttttttatggaaatcggttaaaaaatgagagaatgcgggcaaaaacaatcacaaagtagggaggatgtaaccccacctcttttttccacatttacaatcattctgagcaagtattggtcttttaaatgaacttctgtatttatttacttggtttagatgtctgggagttcatttggacatttttttactagattcaaatttgtaAAGggagttttaa includes the following:
- the LOC140155589 gene encoding single-strand DNA endonuclease ASTE1-like; this encodes MGVTGLASLVGRSNLLKPCNLRNIDNLVVDGAGLKHYIYAQCIDGIPGSQRSCVYRCGGEYHAFETKIHEFFQILRSYDVKVYVVFDGADDLDGKKQDEQRRRFSGRIDKANRIAKNQTGNDLHLIPPLAQMVLLQTLRELKVPFAFTNFEADNEIAGLANHFKCPVMANDSDFFIMHLEGGYIPFYTFDWKYGQAQIYRIDKFCTKFRVRQDQMSLFATLAGNDYVTSTSMTKFHQEGVRRTNQGQNRDNLSWLSNENRWHRSVDDSLQQVYKYVTSETTRSAIEVSLRMYEPSFHSTLDEYFANGISYASGLMTARIARQAPWCVDSIRNGRLPCYFINIGVTYCQQTLVQVENNELPSSNEASKELRQILYGVLLLTDEGQETENKIQITELDREGNDIGENLIAPLRLEGMPHVAFNNMLTSNTEKQEREKMLLSALGVNIDRKTLYDMDIPPCLHLPICIVIYWLSHAEPRVTSCVLDAFLLNWIWSFSKKYLQNGKAFDEDFHDLLQWTEDEVQSLDNYFDDKVGTLEPCDVGIDVTHSLAQFQSITLAAMDLNAAFLHPFPEPDIARLYNGMIIHCLYGALQSESAISQENWVNLVFAKAPRVKKLYQSIHKVISDNQWQSKTVAAYRVG